In Acropora muricata isolate sample 2 chromosome 11, ASM3666990v1, whole genome shotgun sequence, one DNA window encodes the following:
- the LOC136889230 gene encoding uncharacterized protein — protein MSEWGELVLDIGDFNGHVGKQIEGYEDVHGGNGIGERNMEGKVLLKLCVANTWFRKGLKMKVTCSAGGNELEIDFVLVGKGNRRYLRDVKVIPGELQHQLVVVDLVKKVVRKEAVGLLQLEIMCLDNA, from the coding sequence ATGAGTGAGTGGGGTGAGCTAGTATTAGATATAGGTGATTTTAATGGACATGTTGGGAAACAGATCGAGGGTTATGAGGATGTGCATGGAGGAAATGGAATTGGTGAGAGAAATATGGAAGGAAAGGTGTTGTTGAAGTTGTGTGTGGCAAACACATGGTTCAGAAAAGGGTTAAAAATGAAAGTGACATGCAGCGCAGGGGGAAATGAGTTGGAGATTGACTTTGTATTGGTGGGAAAGGGAAATAGAAGGTATCTGAGAGATGTGAAGGTTATTCCAGGTGAGCTTCAGCACCAGTTGGTGGTCGTGGATCTGGTAAAAAAGGTGGTGAGAAAGGAAGCAGTAGGCCTTTTGCAGTTAGAGATCATGTGCTTGGATAATGCATAG